The Theobroma cacao cultivar B97-61/B2 chromosome 2, Criollo_cocoa_genome_V2, whole genome shotgun sequence genome includes the window AGACATGCAAATTAAACTAGTACCTGGCAATTCTGCAGGAACTGTGTTAGCCTATTATGTAAGCAGCATCTTCTCTCTTGTTTCTCCATTTTCAGTGtttctcctttgttcttgttcaATTACTATCTAAATTACTTTGGCAAACATTGTAGTTGACATCAGATCAGCCTAATCGAGATGAGATAGACATTGAGTTTCTTGGCAATGTGAGTGGTCAGCCATATATAGttcaaacaaatatttatGCAGATGGGTTTGACAATCGAGAAGAGAGAATTTATTTATGGTTTGATCCAACAGAAGATTTTCATACATATTCAGTATTGTGGAATCTTTATCAGATAATGTaagttatattaaaattttaaaacggattatatttatatgttcaAGATACTTCTAATTTAACAGATGTGTTATATCTTTATCCGAATTACATTTGCTCATCATAATTCATCTAAGTGGTAtagtatttttcttctttttcaggTTTATGGTGGATTCAATTCCTATTAGATTATATAGAAACCATGCAGACAAGGGAGTGGCATATCCTAGGTGGCAGCCGATGAGCATCAAAGTCAGCCTATGGAATGGGGGCAGCTGGGCTACACGTGGAGGTCTCGAGAAAATCGATTGGTCCAAGGGTCCCTTCATAGCTTCATTCAAGGATTACAAGATCGATGCCTGTGTTTGGCAAGGGAACCCAAGGTTTTGTAGGGCAGATAGCTCTCTTAATTGGTGGAACAGACCAAGGTTCAGCACTCTGACCAGGGTCCAGAAGAGATGGTTCAAATGGGTTAGGAAATACCACATGGTTTATGACTACTGCCAAGATAACCAGAGATTCCAAAACAATCTTCCCAAGGAATGCTCCCTTCCTAAGTATTAATCCAAAAAATTGTCTTAGTAtagctttttgttttaattttttcgaGAAAAATCATATTACAAAAGATGtatgtaaaatttatttaaaattattatacataaaatcttttcaattCTCCAAGACTGTGATTTTCATTCTAATTACATTGAAGTTTCATTGACTAAAAGGATCTTAATCCTCAAAAGTGAAGCAAGGtcttacttctttcttaaatgaATTAGTTACAACTTACAATGTTACAATATGACTCaaatacttatatatatatatatatatataatcttaaataatcaattttatTCGAGATTGAGAAGGGTTCGGATTTTTGAGTTAAGAGTTAAAATTCAAGTTTGATTCCCTATTCTtttaaatggaaatttttgtatatttcattgtataaattaatttttgtgtgtatatatacatatatgtcaatttttttttttgtgtttttcatattataaatTCAAGAATTACCATCCAACCGCCTTGGGTCAACCTCCTCTAGCAAAAAAGTAAACCCTTGGGCCTTATCGGCCTATGAGAGGTTTGCCGTAGGCCTATCAAGAACGGACCAAGGGATTTGCTaaacaaaaaacaagaacTTCAAACTGAAAAACTCAATTTACAAAGCCCTACAATCCGCCCTGAAACCTCGGCACCGTTTGTCAGTTGTCCTGCAAGTCCGCAACTACACAGAGAGAGATGGGTAGCACAAGCAAAGATCTCTTACGCTTCGAGCACAAGACTTCCAGTACTTCACCCTTGGGTACAATACATACGCCTCTTTTCTTGTTCCGACCAAAGTGAATTTCTGCAGAAGTTTGTTTTCTATCGATTGAAATTTCATCATCTGACTTGTTTTGTGTATTTAACCTGTACAACAGAATCTGCACTTCTTGTTACAAACAAGAAGGACTCGTCCGCTGAGTCCCGTGATCCTGCGAAGAAACCCAGCATCACTCCTGTTCCTAAAAGCCAACGTAAACTATATCCCGTAATCCCATCTTAGTgctatttgaattttagtttattttatttatgttttgtaagTACTTATCTGGAAATTTCTGGGTTTTATAGATTGTTAGATGCTACTAGTTTTTCTGCCTGTGTTTGTAACTATACCTGTTTAAAGAATCTGTAGTTTTCggatgaaattataatttatgatcATTGTTTGAGCCTTGAGGTTCTTGAGGAGTATGAAAAACTATAAATTGGTAGTGTTCTCTTTTTTGGCATATGAGATTGAAACTATCAGAGTCCAATAGTAGCTTGAGGAGTGAAATCTTCCTTCTGAGTTTTGCAGTTTTGGGAAAAGTGAAAGATTTCTTGGGAGTCATGGCAGAAGCTAATAAAAGGCTGGAGCTAGATGCAAAGGtttgttttaacttttttagTCGAATATTGGTCATGCCTATATGCTCTTTTAATCTCTAACCTATCGTTTTATTGATCAAAATGTAGAATAATTCTCAAGCATATGATATTGAAGTACTCAATGGGAATGAACCTGAAGTCATTGAAATGGTAACACTCTCTTTTGAAATGTGGAAGTCGGGTGGTGTATGAAtttgttataaattttttgttgcaTATTGTACAACAGGATTTGATGTTGGGTGTAGCTGATCTTCACACTCCTGAAGCTGTGGCTGCTGCTGAATCTGCAATTGCTGGTAATCAGCCAGCAATTACTTTGGCTGGTAGTAGTAGTGAAACAGAATCAGATGATAGCAGTGATGATAGCAATGATGACAATGAGGAAAGCAAGAATGATGGTAATGATGATAATGAAACATCTAGGAAACTTGAAAAATCCAACACAGGCAAAGACCATACTATAAGTGAAGCAGCAAGAAAGCATCGATCCAAAAAGCGGTCAAGGATAGTTGAGCTCTCTTGAAAACAATTTTTGGTCAAGAAGTAATGTAGAACTGTTGAACTATTATAGCTTGCAGAATCACAAATGACTTGTGCAATATGCCGTGGGAAAGTGAAGTTTTCTTAGAAGTGTTGTCCATGTATTATAGTGTTCTATTACCTTAAGATGAAACGTTGAGGTGTAAGTTATAATTCAGAACGTTGatcattcttttttcttatgcAAAATCTGAATCAATTCATTCCTGCAGTACAAATTGAGTTGATTATATACTTACCATGCTAGCAAGTGCACATCCAAGTTGCTCAAGGGCAACTAACATACGGATTTGAGAAGGCAAATATCTAATTCAGTCATCCTGCATTTGCTGATCATGTAGCGGCCGGTTTTGCAATACATAAGTCCAGAGCTCGGTCGGCTTTGGGTCTAAAACCATCTTAGGGAGTCGTGGCCCACATGTTCAGGTAAGGCAATGCAATTGGGCATGCTGCTAGACTAAGCTACGGAACTATGGGCTGGACCTGCAATGGCATCAATTCCGCCTAAGGCCTTAAAGAAATTTCGGGTTTGCAAACTTGCAATGGCGGCAGCTTCCATTATTTAAAGCAATCATGCATAAGAAATTAATCATGTAACAGATGATCATCCTCGTTTTATTGCTTAAACCAGTGGTGAAAATCTGGTGGCAAGCTTCGAAACCTTTTTGTTTCTAATGAATGTGCAACTTTATTGATGTTAATTGTTAACGACAATTAAGTGGAGATGCTACATATAATGTAACTCATAAGAAAGTATAATTAAGGAGAGCAGATTCAAACCTTAAACGCCAGACCTCTTAAATTGCCACTAAATGCTACATCTAATacactaaaaataattttcatagaatttttttttttaatttctgcCAAGATATGTTAAGCTTATTTGGTGAATTGCATCCTTAGGTACTCGATGCTAATCTTAATAAGGTGTCTCCCCAATGTAGTTGCCAGGAGGGTCATAGTTGCAAGTAATGAAAGTTCCTCCATTGTCACACCTTACCTTGGCGCACCCTAAACGAACCGAGTTGCGCCAAACCACCTGAGTATAATGGGCACAAACCTGGCCTGAGGCGCACGTCTTCGAGCCGTGATCGTAATAGACCTTCTCGTCGACCCACATTTTCACGGCATCCGCGACCGAAAGGTCATCGCTACCCCATGCAATGTTCTCTCCGTATGGACCCCCTGAGTGAACAAGGTCGCAATCCGCAATGCGCTGGTTCGCATATTCTTGCGCGTAGGCGGCCACTTGGGCATCCCAAGCCATTGGCTCGACGTTCACCTCAGCTCGAGCTTCATTTTGAGCATCCAAGAATTCTTGCTTCAAGGTTTTGGCCAAGGAAGGCAACGCAAAGGATGCGATGATGAGGCATGCAAGTGCTAGTTTGGACCACGCCATTTTGGTTTCTGGCTAGGTTCTCTAGGACAATGGCTTGAAGGTGATGgatgaaaaatgagaaattcgTGATAGGTATTTATAggaaattaaaaacaaggtATTCTATATATTAAgagaaaatttgtttaaacAAATTCGGATATGAATGCATAACAGCTTAATGAAAACAGATTGGAGTTATCACTCGCTAAAACATGtccatttaattttgaaaaatactttcatcttttatatACATTTTACGAGTAAattacataattaatttttgactttttcataATGTTTCATTCTTATCTCTAACTTGAAAAACTTATTCATTAATATgtcattaaaatttgaatgtaATATAGACGCAATTTGACACGTGACACTTTGGTGGATATACACATAataaatttcatccaaatttaataatatgttGACATATGGATGAATTTGAATAGAACCAAATAGAAAATATTGTGTAGTTTCCTTGATGACTTTgtcttaaaaatttattgaaatgcaaTTTTAAATCAAGCATAAGTAATTAATGGTGTCGCCCACATAACCATATTCTTTGGATGgacattttatttatcatcCGAATTAACATCCAAAGCTCTCACAGTAGCATAACTTGTTATTACTTAGAGATTAAGTTAACTTGGAGAGAATCCCCAAATCAGTAAGGACGCTGATTGACATAGTTGCCTGGAGGATCGTAGTTGCAAGTGATGAAGGTACCGCCACTGTTGCAGCGTACCTTGGCACACCCTAGACGAACTGAGTTGCGCCAAACAACCTGAGTATAGTGCCTGCACTCCCCACCAACACAAGAGTTAGAGTTGTAATCGTAGTTAGGCCTTTCCGCCACCCACAAGTTCACGGCAGCCGTGCCCGAAAGATCAGCGCTGCTCCATGCTAGGTTCTCGCCATAAGGACCGCCAGAGTGCACCAGTCTGCAGTCTCCCTTACGTTGGTTGGCGTAGTTTGTTGCATAGGCAGCCACTCTGTCATCCCATCTCATGGGACCGACATTGACCCTTGCACGAGCAGAGTTGTGAGCATTGAGGTAGTCTTGTGGGGAATTTTGGGCTATTGCTAGGCCAAGGAGACAGAAGTTTATTGCCAGAGAAATTCTACTCATCCCCATTTtgagttttgtttttctacGAAGGAAATTAAGAGAAAGCTTTGGTTATGGTGGAAAGAAACAGAGCTTGAGGGgcttatatatgtatttagTGACACattgaagaaaattcaacaatgAGACAATTCAAAGGAACTTGAACTTAcaacatattaatttttcaactaattaattattcGTACCCAAAAACCAAACTAGAATGGTCAACAGATTAACCTTTACGTTGGATTTGATCACATTCACAAAGTCACGGTGCATGTGGACTTTGGACTTGTCAAGAGTACTATAAATGACATTAATTAGGCATTATTGTCGCAATTTGTAAGACTTTAATGGCTTGGTTTgagtaaaattgaaaaaaaatctcaaactTATAAAATTGCCATGCGCTTGTTTAATTAGATAAATGAATTTAATAACTTAATGTCAACTTTGTAATATTTGTTTCATAAATAGATGTCTTTCTATAAGATAATAATCCTATTTATTAGTAAGTTGTATAAGTTGATATTGTCAAAAACTGGTTAAGTAAAAGAAGTTTCCCATTAAGAACGATGAAGAGTGTAAAAAAAccaatgaaataaaaattttaattattgtttgttTATATTAATGTTCGAGAAGTCAAAGCCAATCCCACTTGGAAAGATATTTTGTTTAGGTGCTTATATATAGTAGACCAAATACCAAAGGATGTGAACCTTTAAAGCATTTTAAGAACAATTTGGGCTACTTGAACTAAAATTCATATAGTAGTTGAAGACATATATATCAACAACTTGGTTGATGCTTTCGGAACGAACTATTTGCGTAACAAATTTCATTTCTATGGTGACATGttgaagaaaattcaacaataAGACAATTCAAAGGAGATTGGGCCAAAAGACCTAATTAcaacatattaatttttgaacaaattaattattttcctACCCAAAAACCAAACTAAAATTGTTTAGAGATTAACCTTTGCCTTGGAATTGATCACATTCACAATGTCTTGGTGCATGTGGACTTTGGACTTGTCAAGTgtagtataaattaattgTGTTAATTACTTCAATAACATAAGACCATATTCGCAATGTATTGTTATGACAtgtctttcttttccttcaattTGTATATTGTTAGAACAAATTGTGTTAACTTTAGTAAAATAAGACCATACATAGTCACAATGGATTGATGATATGACAAGTCTCTTTCTTGTCCTTCAATTTGTATATTGTTAGAACAATTTGTGTTACTTTAGTAAAATTAGGCTTATATATGATATTGTATATTAACAACACtttcaatataaaaatcatattGAAAGACTATAAAACTTATGCTCCCCAAACACATGAATAAGTCTGAGAAAGTTATTTTAGGAGAGATAGTggttgtttgttttttttttttttttttgcattttttcgataaaacaagaagaaagaagaaatttgCTATTGTAAAATTacttaaaaacaataaaagtaaaactcagaaaaattaagtaaacCAAAAGATACTGAAACTTACATGGTTAGCCATTTGCTTATGTtcacataataaaatattattttttattattaaaaaatttaaaatataataaaatctcTTGATGGTTTCCAAAACCAACTCAAAGATCTTTTGTACGTCCTCTCTCAATGCCCTTAGAAGAGTACATTTTTTTTGCTCATCCAAAGATAATTTATTGATATCACTGAAAAAGTACAGTGAGAGGCTTAATAAATAACCTTTTGACATGGAGCCGAGAGGTTAGCCATAGGGAACTGAAAATAAAGTGGTGTAATAGCAACAGAGCACGTCACCAACGATACATGTACAtagcttatttatttttagataagttGAGTTGGGAAGGGCTTGAAGCAAAAGTTGCTATCAGTATGGTTTCTCCCCACCGAAGTTGCCTGGAGGATCATAGTTGCAACCAATGAAAGTTCCACCATTGCTGCACCTCACCTTAGCACACCCGAGACGAACCGAGTTGCGCCAAACCACCTGAGTGTAATGCCCGCAAACCCTGTCTGTTGCACAAGTGTTAGTGTCGTAATCATAGTAGACCTTCTCATCAACCCACAGTCTTACGGCTTGGGTGCCCGAAAGGTCACCGCTGCTGATTGCAAGGTTCTCTCCATAAGGTCCAGTGGAGTGCTCGAGGTTGCAGTCACCAATGCGCTCATTAGCGTAGTCTTGTGCATAGGCAGCTACGGTGTCGTTCCAAGTCATGGGGCCAACACCGACCGCTGCGCGAGCTGTGTTGTGGGCGTCGAGGAAGTCTTCAGGGGTGTCCTGGGCATGGGAGGGGAGGACCAAGGCTAATGCCATCAGACAAGTAAGAGCTAGGGAAGCCTTAGAAAACTCCATGGTTTTGTACGTAGCTATAATGCAATGCAAATATGTTTGAGCAATTGATGGGAAATGAACATGTGTTTGATAGGTATTTATGGCCAATA containing:
- the LOC18607285 gene encoding pathogenesis-related protein 1, whose translation is MEFSKASLALTCLMALALVLPSHAQDTPEDFLDAHNTARAAVGVGPMTWNDTVAAYAQDYANERIGDCNLEHSTGPYGENLAISSGDLSGTQAVRLWVDEKVYYDYDTNTCATDRVCGHYTQVVWRNSVRLGCAKVRCSNGGTFIGCNYDPPGNFGGEKPY
- the LOC18607281 gene encoding probable xyloglucan endotransglucosylase/hydrolase protein 10 isoform X1 codes for the protein MSKCFNLLAFIISLLFLNLLRISIASVVSTGDFSNDFFVMWAPSHVNTSADGRERSLKLDQESGSGFASNQMFLFGRIDMQIKLVPGNSAGTVLAYYLTSDQPNRDEIDIEFLGNVSGQPYIVQTNIYADGFDNREERIYLWFDPTEDFHTYSVLWNLYQIMFMVDSIPIRLYRNHADKGVAYPRWQPMSIKVSLWNGGSWATRGGLEKIDWSKGPFIASFKDYKIDACVWQGNPRFCRADSSLNWWNRPRFSTLTRVQKRWFKWVRKYHMVYDYCQDNQRFQNNLPKECSLPKY
- the LOC18607283 gene encoding pathogenesis-related protein 1A — protein: MAWSKLALACLIIASFALPSLAKTLKQEFLDAQNEARAEVNVEPMAWDAQVAAYAQEYANQRIADCDLVHSGGPYGENIAWGSDDLSVADAVKMWVDEKVYYDHGSKTCASGQVCAHYTQVVWRNSVRLGCAKVRCDNGGTFITCNYDPPGNYIGETPY
- the LOC18607281 gene encoding probable xyloglucan endotransglucosylase/hydrolase protein 10 isoform X2; translation: MWAPSHVNTSADGRERSLKLDQESGSGFASNQMFLFGRIDMQIKLVPGNSAGTVLAYYLTSDQPNRDEIDIEFLGNVSGQPYIVQTNIYADGFDNREERIYLWFDPTEDFHTYSVLWNLYQIMFMVDSIPIRLYRNHADKGVAYPRWQPMSIKVSLWNGGSWATRGGLEKIDWSKGPFIASFKDYKIDACVWQGNPRFCRADSSLNWWNRPRFSTLTRVQKRWFKWVRKYHMVYDYCQDNQRFQNNLPKECSLPKY
- the LOC18607284 gene encoding pathogenesis-related protein 1, with product MGMSRISLAINFCLLGLAIAQNSPQDYLNAHNSARARVNVGPMRWDDRVAAYATNYANQRKGDCRLVHSGGPYGENLAWSSADLSGTAAVNLWVAERPNYDYNSNSCVGGECRHYTQVVWRNSVRLGCAKVRCNSGGTFITCNYDPPGNYVNQRPY
- the LOC18607282 gene encoding unconventional prefoldin RPB5 interactor 1 — encoded protein: MGSTSKDLLRFEHKTSSTSPLESALLVTNKKDSSAESRDPAKKPSITPVPKSQLLGKVKDFLGVMAEANKRLELDAKNNSQAYDIEVLNGNEPEVIEMDLMLGVADLHTPEAVAAAESAIAGNQPAITLAGSSSETESDDSSDDSNDDNEESKNDGNDDNETSRKLEKSNTGKDHTISEAARKHRSKKRSRIVELS